Part of the Marasmius oreades isolate 03SP1 chromosome 5, whole genome shotgun sequence genome is shown below.
AGACTTGTCGCGAATCTTCGAGGGTGTCGGGTAGGAATCCAAGCCTGTGCGAAAGGTTGACAGCCAGATACAGATGCTTTCGAGTTCAGAAGGGAATGTCGTTTACTTGTCGATATAGAGCTTCCTGAGTGAAGTTCCATAATTTAACGTCGACTTGAGATGACGGGAGAAGAGAGATGAATATAACTGGTCGTCtgacagagaaggaagagtaCGCACCTTTCTCCCCAGATCCGTCAATTCACCCAACAGACTGCCAAACATTCGAAGGAGATGAGAAGGAACAAAGAAAACAGGGGTACAAGAAAGTGGTTCTAATTTTTAATATATTGTATCGTGGAGAAAACACGAATCTGTATGTTGCTCACCATTCAGCTTCGACGGTCGATCCGTCCGTTCTCTCAACGAGCTTTTTCATCGGCAGAAGGTCGTTACCACTGGCCTTGTTCACTACCGGCATTTGTTGCATCTGACGGGCGGTTTTGCATAGTGACCAATGCTCTGGTATGTTCGCTGGTTGATTGTTCAAACGTACGCCTACAGGTGTTCGTTCACCTGTGAAATAGGTTTCAGCGAGAGCACATCAATACTCCCAGCAGTAACGACTCACCATGTCGAACATAAACATGAACTTGTTCCAGCTCAAGCCCTTCAGGTCCTACCGGGTATCTATCGACATCCAAACCTGTCGCTGGAACTTTGGGTAAAGTTGACGATTGTGCAGTCATTCGAGACGCGAAAGAGTCGGATTCTTCAAGACCGAAAACGGAGGAAACGTAAATAATTGTGAAAATAACAGGAAGGAGATGAGAGTTGAAGTGCATGAGCGCTAGAAGATCTCCCGCCGCCAGCAAGCGACAGTGACAGCAAAGCAGTTGATACTTACTTGCGTAGATGGCGAGATGGTGTGTTGCGGGGAACTTGAGATTCAGATATGATGATATACATAATAATATCCGGACTGTGGAAAATAATGTCAGGAAGAAAAGCCGTATCCAAAGACAGAATCGACAGCCGGTTGACAGAAAGAAGAACCAACGAGGATGGAGAGGGCGCCGCCGGCGTAGTTGTACACCCGAGGACGGAAGAGAGAGAGCATTGAGAACAACTAATGCGTCTTCTCGACGAATTATTCGTCCAGAAGTCAGCCACGACGAAAAATAAGGAAATTCCCAGACCATTTGACTGCTCCATGACTACGAATTCCCAGTCCTGGGCCGGCGGCCTGGTCATGAGTAATCGCAATCAACGGTTTTGATAGGTCTAAGTTCAACTGTGTAACGAACTGTAGGCTGGATGCACACCTTAAGAGCATCCCTTGAACTGTCGCCCTTTTTCATCTGGCTCTGTGAATTTGGCTGTCGTTGTATTTTTAAACAGAACTGACTACATATGTTCGGATCCACTAAATGGTCCCAACGACCTGAGGGAACGACAAAGGAGCTGCGTCTGACatgaagggaagaaaaatcCAGCCGATCGCGAGAACATCGAGAGTAAAAGGGGAACCTTCGCTCGTCCTCCAGTATGctctttttccttctcgAATATGTCTCCAGATCGGCATCCAGGTCACCGTCAGCCGTAAATGCTGCCAGGTGTGGGATCCAACTTTCTCGTTCATGAAACTCTTCACGCGGCCATTTGGCGGTCCTCGACACTGGTAGACCCGTCGTTACCCATTCTCCAATGGCTGAGGCGCGTGTAACCAAGTGGTCCCGCCACAAACACAAAAGCAAGAGACAGAGTACGATTCGCTGAAATGAAGACGTTACACGAAAGCAGATAAATATACATACACCAAACATACACACACTTTTTGGCCACCTTCAGACCAAAGTTTCAAACATGAAGTGGCGTCGTTCCGAGTCTAAACTCTCTCGCAAGCTCCTTCAAGGCTTTCAAAAGctctccatctccttccATAACCTGCCTAAACGGGATCTGAGTCTGACTCCCAGAATCAACTTCCGGAACAATGGTGCTTTTATCCAAGTTCGGGACGAACGGGGTGCCAACGATAGGGCAGTATGTCCCGGCCTTTGGTAAAGTACCGTTCACAAAGTATTCTCGAACCGCAAGAGCTGTGCAGACAGAGGGTGATGATATCGAGGAGTGCTGCATGGGTTTCTATGAGGAGCAGCTATGAGTAACAGGTTTCAAAACTCACTCCGGCAGAATCTTGAGATAGAACAACAGATCCGGGGAAGCCGCTGGAGACTTTATGTGCTCTGCCCGTCGGATGTCAGGGTGATTGAACCGGCAAGGAAATACGACGAACAAACTTACGCCCAAAGAGGTGTTACGGGATCTAAGTGCGAATTGGTGGGGGGAAAGCATACAAAAAACTCCTCAACACTTACCGGCAGTATTACCGATAAGCAAGAGCGGATGATTGGTGTTCCCAACTATGGGACCTAAACATCAAAGTTTACATACATCAGTCGACCAtagagggaagaaaaagctAACGACAACAAACCGCGGAACTGCGTCTTCGGAATATCCGTTGACCATCCCCCACACCTCATCCTGATCCCAGCCCATATCGATCCCCACTCCGAAACTCTGAGAACCTCTCTATAATGCTCCCTCGCTTCTTCCAGGTCAGATGGAATCGAATCCCCATCATTGCACGCAATAGCTGTCGATACATCTCCCTCATTATCAAACGCATGTTCCAACGGATCACAAGAGCACTGGAACCTTGGAAGGTCTTGGATATTGAACAACGCCGTTCCATTTCCTTGTACCAAGTCCTGTAGCCCGGTTGCCAACATGGGCCAAATCGCAAAAGGCTTATAAAACGCTCTAAAGATCGTAAACCGTAACCGTGCATAATCCACGAGGCCGTAGGAACCGCTGGTTTGAGCTGGAACGGGAGATCGGATGATTGAGGAATACAGGTCGTTGAGTTTGATGTTCATGGCTTTGACCGAGGGTTCGTAGAATGCGCAGTTTTCCGGACCGGCTTTGTGACAGTCTTTGAAGAACCATTGTAGGACGTTGTCGGTATCTCGGAGGTTGGTTGTCCATTTGGCTTGGAAGGGGGTGGAGGTTAGGTTGTACTTTGGGTCGTTAGGTGACAGAGCATTACTTACTGGTGTAGTAGTCGTCTGAGACGTCAACAACCCCGTCAATAACTAATCGGTGGACTTTGTCCTGGTATAGGTGATTCCACTGGGCCTGACAACCATTCATGAACGAATGACACCTACAGGAAACATAGCAGCAAAAGTAGATCCAAGAACAGTTCCGTATCTTCAAACTCGTCAGCAAGACTGGTCGTTGAACAATGAATCAACCTGGAATACTGACGAGAAACCCCAATATTGCAACTTCTCTCGTCCATGAGCTTCGGTGATCCGTAACATATCTCTAGCTGTATGATCCGTATTGATATGAGCCAACACATTCCGATCCCTCTCAACAGCAAGTGCCCCCGTTATCTTATTCCGAGCCCATGAACCTGCCACCGTTATGGACGAGTGATTGAGTTCTTCGACGTCAGACATAGCCCACAGTTCCCTCTCGATGCGGGTTTTGTAGAATGAGACACGTGGAGTTGACCGTGATACGCCTGTGGAATGAAGAGGATCAGAGCGATAAAACCGAGAAAAATTTTGCGCGTCATACCACGAGGGTCAAATCCAACAATATCGAACTGACTGCCCACGACCGATACAAATCTCACTCCCACCGCCAGGACAAAATCGACACCACTCCCTCCCGGACCTCCTGGATTAAATAAGATAGGACCGAGATATTCTGAACTGTTTGTGGGTACGCTAGCTGGCAGACGAACGAGTGCGATTGCTGCCGAGTCTTCGTCGGGTTTGTTGTAGTCTAGTGGGACCTGTACGAGTTTAAATTCGTTAACAGTATCCCAAGAAAAAATAATTGAGAACCATACCAGTAAACGACCACACTGAAATCCACCAGGATAACACTTTACCCATCGAAGGTCTGTCGAGGGTTTTATCTATTATGCGATTGTTCTTTAGTACAGATGATGATACGATAGTACGAAACTCGCCTTTGCCCACGACTCCTCACTCCATTCATTATCGCGCGCCCAGTAAAACCCATCCTTTCCCGGGTCTACTCGCAGTTCCGTGGGATCACGTTGTAAAGTTGGATGGAAGACCGCCCCACAAGCGCATAGTAACAGACCGACAGCAAAAACACCGAAGCGGCGAGGGCTCATAGTGGTGGTGATAATCTAAACCAACTTTAGCCGGGTACATGCTTAGCTCTCAGCTGTGGGAGATGCGAAGGTGGATGGCAATGGCAGATGATCATAAATCTTAGCGCATACGGCCGTGTGATGAAATCGAAAATTTCCTCGAGCGAGAGTACATACAATCATAAAACTTTTTTATATACATTCTCTGCGCAAGTAGACGCTTCCTTTCGCGTACATTGAGggtttcaacgtttcaacctgTAGCGCAACTGTTTCACGCGCTCAAAAAAGGACGACCTTTCAAACATGAAGCGGTGTCATTCCGGATCCATATCCACCAAGTCTGAATCCCGCAAGTCCCTTCAAAGCCTCCAGAAGGTCGTCATTATCTTCCACTTCCGTACCCAGCTTGAGTGGGATCTGAGTCTGACCCCCGGAGTCGATCTCGGAACCGCCGCTTCCAGATCCTCTAGCCGGCGGATTTGGGGCGAACGGCGAACCAATGATAGAACAGTGTGTCCCACTTTTCGGTAAAGTACCGTTCACAAAGTATTCTCGAACCGCAAGAGCTGTGCAGATAGATGGTGCTGCTATAGAACAGTGCTGTATGAGGTTCTTTGTGAGGAAGAGCAGCTACGAATGACAAGGTTCAAAACTCACTCCAGCAGAGTCTTGAGATAGAACAACAGATCCAGGGAATCCTTTGGAAACTTTGTGTGCACTGTTCCGACGATTGTTAGGATGACTGAACCTGCAAGGGAATTATAACAAACAAAAGCTTACGCCCAAAGAGGTGTTACGGGATCTGTGATAGATAGTCAGCTGAGAGACAATCGTACGAAAAACCCTCTTCCAGCACGCACCAGCGATATTACCGATAAGTAAGAGCGGGAAACTGGTGTTCCCGACGATGGGCCCTAGAAATCGAGCGATGAATTGCCTTCAGTTGTCCGTtcgagagaaaaagaaagagactACGGACCTCGGAACTGCGTCTTCGGAATATCCGATGACCAACCCCCACACATCATCCTAATACCTGCCCACACAGACCCCCACTCCGAAACCTTCAAAACCTCTCTATAATGCTCAAGAGCATCTTCCAGACCAGACGGAATCAGATCCCCATCGTTA
Proteins encoded:
- a CDS encoding uncharacterized protein (MEROPS:MER0004231), producing MSPRRFGVFAVGLLLCACGAVFHPTLQRDPTELRVDPGKDGFYWARDNEWSEESWAKIKPSTDLRWVKCYPGGFQCGRLLVPLDYNKPDEDSAAIALVRLPASVPTNSSEYLGPILFNPGGPGGSGVDFVLAVGVRFVSVVGSQFDIVGFDPRGVSRSTPRVSFYKTRIERELWAMSDVEELNHSSITVAGSWARNKITGALAVERDRNVLAHINTDHTARDMLRITEAHGREKLQYWGFSYGTVLGSTFAAMFPDKVHRLVIDGVVDVSDDYYTTKWTTNLRDTDNVLQWFFKDCHKAGPENCAFYEPSVKAMNIKLNDLYSSIIRSPVPAQTSGSYGLVDYARLRFTIFRAFYKPFAIWPMLATGLQDLVQGNGTALFNIQDLPRFQCSCDPLEHAFDNEGDVSTAIACNDGDSIPSDLEEAREHYREVLRVSEWGSIWAGIRMRCGGWSTDIPKTQFRGPIVGNTNHPLLLIGNTADPVTPLWAAHKVSSGFPGSVVLSQDSAGHSSISSPSVCTALAVREYFVNGTLPKAGTYCPIVGTPFVPNLDKSTIVPEVDSGSQTQIPFRQVMEGDGELLKALKELAREFRLGTTPLHV